A region from the Candidatus Thiothrix putei genome encodes:
- a CDS encoding exopolysaccharide biosynthesis polyprenyl glycosylphosphotransferase — protein sequence MPDTSLAFRATATTFLRDKAYLSPSDDVATTKPLYVYAPQHDVEAISDVLQRNQIPHVMNHYGIRDYRNKTLCFCGLAALSDLQLSFLVNAATAGAQVEALLDHLDKRLNFVEVDLLNADYLLDNSKRQNTSNHYPLLKRWMDIGVSLLLLALTLPIWLVTALAIKLESSGPVFFQQRRTGLFNQEFDILKFRSMCEDAEKDGARWASKHDSRITRVGKFIRKTRIDELPQLINVLKGEMSIVGPRPEREVFIRDLEKQIPFYRFRHTVKPGVTGLAQVRYTYGASVEDAMHKHRYDIYYIKHQNLWMDARILLDTVRIVLTGQGV from the coding sequence ATGCCAGATACCAGCCTAGCATTCCGGGCAACAGCGACCACGTTTTTGCGTGATAAAGCATACCTTTCACCAAGCGATGATGTTGCCACAACCAAACCGTTATACGTGTATGCACCTCAGCATGATGTAGAAGCGATCAGCGATGTCTTACAACGCAATCAAATACCCCATGTCATGAACCATTACGGCATTCGTGACTACCGTAACAAAACATTATGCTTTTGTGGGCTGGCTGCACTCAGCGACTTACAATTGAGCTTTTTAGTGAATGCTGCCACGGCTGGCGCACAAGTCGAAGCCTTGTTAGATCACTTGGATAAGCGTCTTAACTTTGTTGAAGTTGATTTACTAAACGCTGATTATTTACTGGATAACAGCAAACGGCAAAACACCTCAAACCACTACCCACTGCTGAAACGTTGGATGGATATTGGCGTATCACTGCTACTCTTAGCACTAACCTTACCCATTTGGCTAGTCACAGCACTCGCCATCAAATTGGAATCATCCGGCCCGGTATTTTTCCAGCAACGCCGTACAGGTTTGTTCAACCAAGAGTTCGACATCCTCAAATTCCGCTCCATGTGTGAAGATGCGGAAAAAGACGGTGCACGCTGGGCCTCCAAACATGACAGCCGCATTACCCGGGTGGGGAAGTTCATCCGCAAAACCCGTATTGACGAGTTACCGCAACTCATTAACGTACTGAAGGGAGAAATGTCCATCGTGGGGCCGCGCCCAGAACGTGAAGTGTTTATTCGTGACTTGGAAAAACAGATCCCCTTCTACCGTTTCCGCCATACCGTCAAACCCGGTGTCACCGGTTTAGCGCAAGTGCGCTATACCTATGGTGCATCGGTGGAAGATGCCATGCATAAACACCGTTATGACATTTACTACATCAAACACCAAAATCTGTGGATGGATGCGCGAATTCTGCTGGATACCGTGCGTATTGTACTGACAGGTCAGGGGGTGTAA
- the gspF gene encoding type II secretion system inner membrane protein GspF, with the protein MPAFEYLALNAAGKEERGIMEADTPRQVRQLLRNGDLIPLEINEVAQKQKKSESRSLFGGGRLNPADLALMTRQLATLIRAGSPIEEALGAVVRQTERNSSRRIFSAIRSRVMEGHTLAGSLGQFPGAFPVLYRATVGAGEQSGHLSEVLERLADYTENRQHNQQKVTTALAYPMILLLVAIGVISALLRFVVPKVVEAFATLDIALPLLTRMLIAASEFLQNHGLTLLIGITLVIAGIAWLLQRPQWKSRYHRLLLRLPVIGRITRGVNTENFARTFSILNSSGVTVLDAMKISAEVVINIPMRQSVLEAAEKVREGMPIHKALERSGYFPPMMVYLIASGEGSGKLDEMLERAAIQQEREVQTKIATMLSLLEPGLILVMGGIVTLIVLSIMLPVMGGMSQIMR; encoded by the coding sequence GTGCCTGCGTTTGAATACCTCGCCCTCAATGCCGCCGGTAAAGAAGAACGCGGTATTATGGAAGCGGATACCCCGCGTCAAGTACGGCAATTGTTGCGCAATGGCGATTTGATTCCGCTGGAAATTAATGAAGTCGCCCAAAAACAAAAAAAATCTGAAAGCCGTTCGCTATTCGGTGGCGGGCGCTTAAACCCGGCTGACCTAGCACTCATGACACGCCAATTAGCTACCTTAATTCGCGCGGGTTCGCCGATTGAAGAAGCTTTGGGTGCGGTAGTACGCCAAACGGAACGCAATTCCTCACGCCGCATTTTTTCCGCGATCCGCTCACGGGTCATGGAAGGTCACACCTTGGCTGGCTCACTGGGGCAGTTTCCTGGCGCATTTCCTGTCTTGTATCGCGCCACCGTGGGTGCGGGAGAACAGTCGGGACATTTATCCGAAGTGTTAGAGCGACTGGCGGACTACACCGAAAATCGTCAACATAACCAGCAGAAAGTCACCACTGCCCTCGCTTACCCCATGATTTTATTGCTGGTAGCGATTGGGGTGATCTCAGCATTATTACGCTTCGTGGTTCCCAAAGTAGTGGAGGCATTTGCCACACTCGACATTGCGCTGCCGCTATTAACGCGGATGTTGATTGCCGCCAGCGAATTCTTGCAAAACCATGGCCTAACCTTGTTAATTGGCATTACTCTTGTCATCGCTGGGATTGCATGGCTATTGCAACGTCCACAGTGGAAAAGCCGTTACCACCGTTTGTTACTGCGCTTGCCAGTAATCGGGCGTATTACCCGCGGGGTAAATACCGAAAACTTTGCCCGCACCTTCAGCATTCTCAACAGCAGCGGTGTAACGGTGCTGGATGCCATGAAAATTTCCGCCGAAGTTGTAATCAATATTCCCATGCGCCAATCCGTGCTGGAAGCAGCCGAAAAAGTGCGTGAAGGGATGCCCATCCACAAAGCCTTGGAACGTTCCGGCTATTTTCCGCCGATGATGGTTTACCTGATTGCCAGTGGTGAAGGTAGCGGCAAACTCGATGAAATGCTGGAGCGTGCTGCCATCCAGCAAGAACGCGAAGTACAAACCAAAATTGCCACCATGCTCAGTTTACTCGAACCCGGCCTGATTCTCGTTATGGGTGGTATCGTGACTTTAATTGTCCTCTCGATCATGCTACCAGTCATGGGCGGCATGTCACAAATCATGCGCTAA
- the gspE gene encoding type II secretion system ATPase GspE — translation MNAKAALDTVENADKVELNLPYSFAKRHGILLQTNGTHPQVLCRVGVTPLALAEVQRLCHTDLTFQSVDNETFDRLLAAHYDRSQVGASMMQDIGDDADLQDIAGSLPEPEDLLESEDDAPIIRLINALLTQAVKEGASDIHIETFETRMSVRMRVDGILREIIEPPRKLAPVIISRIKVMARLDIAEKRLPQDGRISLRVAGRGVDVRVSTLPSGHTERVVLRLLDKQAGRLNLSHLGMDPKIYDRLQTLIEKPHGIILVTGPTGSGKTTTLYAGLTHLNDQRRNILTVEDPIEYYIDGIGQTQVNSKVDMTFARGLRAILRQDPDVVMVGEIRDLETAEIAVQASLTGHLVFSTLHTNTAVGAVTRLQDMGVEPYLLASSLLGVVAQRLVRVLCPECKHPTPADDGEMQILRADPHTARPILYKPVGCPACNHRGFVGRLGIYELVPLDDGLRQMIHDRKSEMQLEAYARQHSPSIREDGIRLVLEGRTSLDEVLRVTREDAQ, via the coding sequence ATGAACGCGAAAGCTGCACTAGACACGGTAGAAAACGCAGATAAGGTGGAATTAAACCTGCCCTACAGCTTTGCTAAACGCCACGGCATCTTGCTACAAACCAATGGCACGCATCCGCAGGTGTTATGCCGCGTGGGTGTAACCCCACTCGCCTTGGCAGAAGTACAACGCCTCTGCCATACCGACTTGACATTTCAGTCGGTGGATAATGAAACATTCGATCGTTTATTAGCAGCGCACTATGACCGCAGCCAAGTAGGCGCATCCATGATGCAGGACATCGGTGATGATGCCGACTTACAGGACATTGCCGGTTCGTTGCCAGAACCTGAAGACTTGCTGGAATCGGAGGATGACGCGCCAATTATCCGCTTAATCAACGCACTATTGACCCAAGCAGTCAAAGAAGGCGCATCCGACATTCACATCGAAACCTTTGAAACCCGCATGTCAGTACGGATGCGCGTTGACGGTATTTTACGTGAAATCATTGAACCACCGCGCAAGCTTGCCCCCGTGATCATTTCCCGTATCAAAGTCATGGCACGGCTGGATATTGCCGAAAAACGCTTGCCACAAGACGGGCGGATTTCCTTGCGTGTCGCGGGTCGTGGCGTGGATGTGCGGGTTTCCACCCTACCCTCAGGGCATACCGAACGGGTCGTGTTACGTTTATTGGATAAGCAAGCGGGGCGTTTGAACCTGTCGCATTTGGGCATGGATCCGAAGATTTACGACCGACTGCAAACCCTGATCGAAAAGCCGCACGGCATTATTCTCGTCACCGGCCCCACGGGTTCAGGTAAAACCACCACGCTATACGCCGGGCTTACCCACTTAAACGACCAGCGCCGCAATATCCTCACCGTCGAAGACCCTATCGAATATTACATTGATGGTATCGGGCAAACCCAAGTTAATAGCAAAGTCGATATGACGTTTGCGCGGGGCTTACGGGCTATTTTGCGCCAAGACCCGGATGTGGTCATGGTTGGGGAAATCCGCGACCTCGAAACCGCTGAAATTGCCGTGCAAGCCAGTCTGACCGGGCATTTGGTCTTTTCCACCTTACACACCAACACTGCGGTGGGTGCTGTTACCCGCTTACAAGACATGGGAGTGGAGCCTTATCTCCTCGCCTCCAGCTTACTTGGCGTCGTGGCACAACGCCTAGTGCGGGTATTGTGTCCCGAATGCAAACACCCCACCCCAGCCGATGACGGTGAAATGCAAATTCTACGGGCAGACCCACACACTGCACGCCCAATTCTCTACAAACCCGTCGGCTGCCCGGCTTGTAACCATCGCGGTTTTGTCGGGCGCTTGGGGATTTACGAACTAGTCCCGCTTGATGACGGCTTACGCCAAATGATTCACGACCGCAAAAGCGAAATGCAACTCGAAGCCTACGCCCGCCAGCACAGCCCTAGCATCCGTGAAGACGGTATCCGGTTGGTATTGGAAGGTCGCACGTCATTGGATGAAGTGTTGCGCGTTACCCGTGAGGATGCTCAGTAG
- the gspD gene encoding type II secretion system secretin GspD, which translates to MKSHNNKRSSLFSSSVLACSLWLLSTTAGLNAEESTRINLQDTEIRQLIDIVAKTTGKNFIVDQQVRGKVTFISGQGLDKDGLYEAFLSVLQVHGFEAVESGDLIKIVPAGKARSNVAPLVTNANESDADETITQVVNLEYIPVTTAIQTLMPLSGQGETSILPNQASNSLVIKGKAQNVARLLDVIANVDKPNNEDFELVPLDYAVASQVASTLQGLMSSGAGAAGGGVIPASGKVSADERTNSVLISGDKQTRERLKKAIIRLDVKRAIEGDTKVIQLRYAKAEDVVNVLNGVAPNLQQYSATGYYDYNAASAAGVAPDGSTMPASSSSSSAGVKVLADKSSNSIIISGPPTLQKNMIAVIEQLDRRRAQVLVEAVIAEVSTDLSNQIGAALLSNGAANGGNGAVGYSNFGGLGTLSGLIGAVQTNTIPNIPNGLLLGGGNNSFGAIVEALKGDAATNILSTPTLVTMDNEEAEITVGQEVPFITGKSTNAANDATNPFTTIERKDVGLKFKITPQINRGETVNLKIEQETSNVASSSSGASDLITNKRRITTNVMVEDGQILVLGGLIEDNYRDSESKVPILGDIPILGGAFRNNTTNKTKNNLMVFIHPIIMPDAKSADAYTRMKYQTMQQQQQRSQVLQRNRLSEGASTLPPDMNKVINGTADSLHNPPPRPVTPLKPVTQGSCNKSDPFCNGTL; encoded by the coding sequence ATGAAATCGCACAACAACAAACGCAGTTCTCTTTTCTCCAGCAGTGTACTGGCTTGTTCACTGTGGTTATTGAGCACAACAGCAGGCTTAAATGCGGAAGAATCCACCCGTATTAATTTGCAAGACACTGAAATTCGTCAACTGATTGACATCGTAGCCAAGACAACGGGGAAGAATTTCATTGTCGATCAGCAAGTACGCGGTAAAGTCACCTTCATCTCCGGTCAAGGGCTGGACAAAGATGGCCTATACGAAGCGTTCCTCTCCGTTTTGCAAGTACATGGCTTTGAAGCGGTAGAATCCGGTGACCTCATTAAAATTGTTCCTGCGGGTAAAGCCCGTTCTAATGTCGCCCCCTTGGTCACGAATGCGAATGAAAGTGATGCCGATGAAACCATTACGCAAGTGGTAAACCTTGAATACATCCCTGTCACCACCGCCATTCAAACCCTCATGCCATTGAGCGGTCAGGGTGAAACCAGCATCCTGCCTAACCAAGCCAGCAACTCACTGGTCATCAAAGGCAAAGCACAAAATGTGGCTCGCCTGCTCGACGTCATCGCCAATGTCGACAAACCGAATAATGAAGATTTTGAGCTAGTTCCCCTTGACTATGCCGTGGCTTCGCAAGTCGCCAGCACCTTACAAGGCTTGATGTCCAGTGGCGCAGGCGCGGCGGGGGGCGGTGTTATCCCCGCTTCAGGCAAGGTTTCAGCCGATGAACGTACCAATAGCGTACTGATTTCCGGCGACAAGCAAACCCGGGAGCGCCTGAAAAAGGCAATTATCCGCCTAGATGTCAAACGTGCTATTGAAGGTGACACCAAAGTAATCCAACTGCGTTACGCCAAGGCTGAAGATGTTGTTAACGTGCTTAATGGCGTTGCCCCCAACCTTCAACAATACAGCGCAACAGGTTATTACGATTATAATGCAGCCAGTGCGGCTGGTGTTGCACCTGATGGCTCCACTATGCCAGCCAGCAGCAGTTCAAGCTCTGCTGGTGTAAAAGTCTTAGCTGATAAAAGCAGCAACTCCATTATTATCAGTGGCCCACCAACCTTACAGAAAAACATGATCGCCGTCATTGAGCAACTGGATCGCCGTCGGGCGCAAGTGTTGGTCGAAGCGGTCATCGCCGAAGTTTCCACCGACCTTTCCAACCAGATTGGCGCAGCACTACTCTCCAATGGCGCAGCCAATGGCGGCAATGGTGCTGTCGGTTACAGTAACTTTGGTGGCTTAGGTACACTATCCGGCTTGATTGGAGCAGTACAGACCAACACCATTCCCAATATCCCTAACGGTTTATTACTCGGTGGTGGTAATAACAGCTTTGGCGCGATTGTCGAAGCACTGAAAGGCGACGCTGCCACCAATATCCTCTCCACCCCGACCTTGGTGACGATGGATAACGAGGAAGCCGAAATCACCGTAGGTCAGGAAGTACCCTTCATTACGGGCAAATCCACCAATGCAGCGAATGACGCCACCAACCCGTTCACTACCATTGAACGTAAAGATGTCGGTTTGAAATTCAAAATTACCCCGCAAATTAATCGGGGGGAAACCGTCAATTTAAAAATTGAGCAGGAAACCTCCAACGTTGCCTCCAGCAGCTCAGGTGCATCTGACTTGATTACCAACAAACGCCGCATTACCACCAATGTCATGGTGGAAGACGGGCAAATTCTGGTACTGGGCGGCTTGATCGAAGACAACTACCGCGATTCCGAAAGCAAAGTTCCCATTCTGGGCGATATTCCCATTCTTGGTGGCGCATTCCGCAATAACACCACCAATAAAACCAAAAACAACCTGATGGTGTTTATTCATCCCATCATTATGCCGGATGCTAAATCCGCTGATGCCTATACCCGCATGAAATACCAAACCATGCAGCAACAGCAGCAACGTAGCCAAGTCTTGCAACGTAACCGTCTGTCTGAAGGTGCGTCGACTCTGCCTCCTGATATGAATAAGGTAATCAACGGTACCGCAGACAGCCTGCACAACCCACCACCACGCCCCGTCACACCGCTTAAACCCGTGACGCAAGGCAGTTGCAACAAATCCGATCCTTTCTGTAACGGCACGTTATGA
- the pgeF gene encoding peptidoglycan editing factor PgeF, with translation MTPNPNRTLSEAEGWLTPAWPAPANIRAVCTTRHGGVSEAPFDSLNLGDHVGDNPYAVARNRMIVGDTLQLPSEPLWLKQVHGVDVCGMDVGECYPTGDASSAFGKGQVCVIMTADCLPVLFCDKAGTRVAAAHAGWRGLEAGVLERTVESLQCPPADVLAWLGPAIGPTAFEVGEEVREAFMQHDPAAANAFQPSDNTGKWLADIYLLARQRLNAVGVHAIFGGDLCTYTDAERFFSYRRDGQTGRMASLIWMAD, from the coding sequence ATGACCCCGAATCCTAACCGTACCCTGAGCGAAGCCGAAGGGTGGCTTACCCCCGCTTGGCCTGCACCTGCCAATATCCGTGCTGTTTGCACGACCCGACACGGCGGAGTCAGCGAAGCACCATTTGACAGCCTCAACCTCGGCGATCACGTCGGCGATAACCCCTACGCCGTTGCCCGCAACCGCATGATTGTCGGCGATACCCTGCAACTGCCCTCCGAACCCTTGTGGCTCAAGCAAGTCCACGGTGTCGACGTATGCGGTATGGATGTGGGTGAATGCTACCCAACCGGCGATGCCTCCAGCGCGTTCGGCAAGGGGCAAGTGTGCGTCATTATGACCGCCGATTGCTTACCCGTGCTGTTCTGCGACAAAGCAGGGACGCGGGTAGCCGCTGCCCATGCCGGATGGCGTGGGCTGGAAGCCGGTGTATTGGAACGCACCGTCGAATCCTTGCAATGCCCGCCCGCCGATGTGTTGGCATGGCTAGGGCCTGCGATTGGGCCGACGGCGTTTGAAGTGGGCGAGGAAGTCCGCGAGGCTTTCATGCAGCATGACCCCGCTGCCGCCAACGCTTTCCAGCCTTCCGATAACACGGGTAAGTGGTTGGCAGACATCTACCTGCTGGCGCGACAACGTTTGAATGCAGTCGGAGTTCACGCCATTTTCGGCGGCGACCTTTGCACGTACACGGATGCTGAACGCTTTTTCTCCTACCGTCGCGACGGGCAAACCGGGCGCATGGCCTCCCTGATCTGGATGGCTGACTGA
- a CDS encoding ATP-binding cassette domain-containing protein produces MTAPQLAVHNLSVSFRLKTGQHLQALSDVSFTVQAGETVGIVGESGCGKSTLARTILQLVTPTQGTVEWQGKALNPHDRAAMKAYRRAVQCIFQDPLDALNPRMTVSDILQEPLLALRPELGKAAIRQRAVDLLQAVGLAAEMGSRYPHEFSGGQCQRIGIARALSVEPQLIVCDEPVSALDVSIQGQIVKLLADLQRDHDLTLLFISHDLSVVKSLSNRVLVLYLGRIMEIADTASLYAEPLHPYTRMLLAAIPLFDPQQERARLANIVVGAGELPSPLNPPAGCVFHTRCPQVQPVCRTHVPVCREVMGRQVACHLVKDVN; encoded by the coding sequence ATGACCGCGCCACAACTGGCAGTGCACAACCTCAGCGTGAGTTTCCGTCTTAAAACCGGTCAACATTTGCAGGCACTCAGCGACGTGTCATTTACTGTGCAAGCGGGTGAAACGGTGGGGATTGTCGGTGAATCCGGCTGCGGAAAATCCACGCTTGCCCGCACTATTTTGCAATTGGTGACACCCACACAAGGCACGGTCGAATGGCAAGGTAAAGCACTGAATCCGCACGATAGGGCAGCGATGAAAGCCTATCGCCGCGCTGTGCAATGCATTTTTCAAGACCCGCTGGATGCGCTGAATCCGCGCATGACGGTGAGTGATATTCTGCAAGAACCGCTCCTCGCCTTGCGCCCGGAGTTGGGTAAGGCAGCGATTCGCCAGCGTGCTGTTGACTTGCTGCAAGCTGTGGGCTTGGCGGCGGAAATGGGCAGTCGTTACCCACACGAATTTTCCGGCGGGCAATGCCAACGTATTGGTATTGCACGAGCGTTAAGTGTAGAACCGCAACTGATCGTGTGCGATGAGCCGGTGAGTGCGTTGGATGTGTCAATTCAGGGGCAGATTGTGAAATTGCTGGCGGATTTGCAGCGCGATCACGACTTGACGCTGCTGTTTATTTCGCATGATTTGAGTGTGGTGAAGTCACTCAGTAACCGTGTGTTGGTGTTGTATTTGGGCAGAATCATGGAAATCGCGGATACGGCGAGTTTGTATGCGGAGCCGCTGCACCCTTACACGCGCATGTTGTTGGCAGCGATCCCACTGTTTGATCCGCAACAGGAACGGGCGCGTCTGGCAAACATAGTGGTTGGGGCAGGGGAGTTGCCTTCGCCCTTAAATCCACCAGCAGGCTGTGTGTTTCATACACGCTGTCCACAGGTGCAGCCGGTATGCCGGACGCACGTACCCGTATGCCGAGAGGTGATGGGCAGACAAGTGGCGTGCCATTTAGTGAAGGATGTTAATTGA
- a CDS encoding DUF938 domain-containing protein — protein sequence MLSKPFSEACEENKAPILAVLAPLLRDCRAVLEIGSGTGQHAVHFAAAMPQLVWHTSDVAAHHAGIQLWLDEAGLPNTRAPLALDVVSDVWPELAVDAVYSANTGATCKITFSA from the coding sequence ATGTTAAGTAAACCGTTTTCCGAAGCGTGTGAAGAAAATAAAGCGCCGATTTTGGCAGTACTTGCGCCGTTGTTGCGGGATTGCCGTGCAGTACTGGAAATCGGTAGCGGCACGGGACAGCACGCGGTGCATTTCGCCGCAGCAATGCCGCAGTTGGTGTGGCACACCAGCGATGTGGCGGCACATCATGCGGGGATTCAATTGTGGTTGGATGAGGCAGGTTTGCCGAATACGCGTGCGCCGCTGGCTTTGGATGTGGTAAGCGATGTGTGGCCTGAGTTGGCGGTGGATGCGGTGTATTCTGCTAACACGGGAGCCACTTGCAAAATTACATTTTCAGCGTGA
- a CDS encoding transposase: protein MNSTERALIAQRWSLLQIEILPCFNDAFGTLTPKLEKLIHVLELTRIEDFVRSFRDGSGRPATERSWFANAFVAKSVLNIVNTRALIDRLQNDRSLRRICGFPLTKKLPSESTFSRAFAEFAEQRLAERVHETLVKTYLGDALIGHLCRDSTAIEARERPVAEEKPKKKQGQTRIQRQREQSLQQALDEIPVQCNRGTKKNAQGYKHSWNGYKLHIDTADCGVPIAAILSSASFHDSGAAIPLSQISAQRVTSLYDLMDAAYCSADLHEYSRHLGHVPLIDHNPRGGQKEAFEPADAERYKIRSTVERTNARLKDEFGGRNVWVQGAQKVYSHLMFGILVLSADQLMRVLL, encoded by the coding sequence ATGAATTCTACCGAACGCGCCCTGATTGCACAACGCTGGAGTTTGCTGCAAATTGAAATACTGCCTTGCTTCAATGATGCCTTTGGCACATTGACCCCCAAGCTTGAAAAGCTCATTCACGTACTGGAGCTGACGCGCATTGAAGATTTTGTGCGCTCTTTTCGTGATGGGTCTGGACGGCCAGCGACGGAGCGATCTTGGTTTGCCAATGCTTTTGTCGCCAAAAGCGTGCTCAATATTGTCAATACGCGAGCACTCATTGACCGGCTGCAAAACGATCGCTCCCTGCGACGCATCTGCGGGTTTCCCCTGACCAAGAAACTGCCTTCCGAATCCACCTTTTCACGTGCCTTCGCTGAATTTGCTGAACAGCGTTTAGCGGAACGTGTGCATGAAACGTTGGTGAAAACGTATTTGGGCGATGCGCTGATCGGCCACCTGTGTCGGGATTCAACAGCCATTGAGGCACGTGAACGGCCTGTTGCCGAGGAAAAGCCAAAGAAAAAACAAGGGCAAACACGGATTCAGCGCCAACGGGAACAGTCACTTCAGCAAGCACTCGATGAGATACCGGTTCAGTGTAACCGGGGGACGAAGAAGAATGCCCAAGGCTACAAGCACAGTTGGAACGGCTACAAACTGCATATCGATACCGCCGATTGTGGTGTCCCGATAGCAGCCATTCTGTCTTCCGCCTCCTTTCACGACAGCGGGGCAGCCATCCCACTCTCTCAAATCAGTGCCCAACGTGTCACCAGTCTCTACGACCTGATGGATGCGGCCTATTGCAGTGCTGATTTGCACGAATACAGCCGTCATCTGGGGCATGTCCCTCTGATTGATCACAATCCTCGCGGCGGACAGAAAGAAGCGTTTGAACCTGCTGATGCCGAGCGTTACAAAATTCGCAGCACCGTAGAACGAACCAATGCCCGCCTGAAGGATGAATTTGGTGGTCGGAATGTGTGGGTGCAAGGTGCGCAAAAAGTTTACAGCCACTTGATGTTTGGGATTTTGGTGTTGAGTGCTGATCAACTGATGCGTGTCTTGTTATAA
- a CDS encoding DUF938 domain-containing protein, producing the protein MGWSEVEAFFAGVGKLLPVGGLFVLYGPFNYDGQYTSASNARFDQWLKQRDPRSGIRDFADLNRLAEQAGMRFQYDYVMPVNNRLLVWRKA; encoded by the coding sequence ATGGGTTGGTCGGAAGTAGAGGCGTTTTTCGCCGGTGTTGGCAAGTTGTTGCCAGTCGGTGGCTTATTTGTGTTGTATGGCCCGTTCAACTATGACGGGCAATACACCAGTGCTAGCAATGCGCGGTTTGATCAGTGGTTGAAGCAGCGCGATCCGCGTAGTGGAATTCGGGATTTCGCCGACCTGAACCGGTTGGCGGAACAGGCGGGGATGAGGTTTCAGTACGATTACGTTATGCCGGTGAATAATCGGCTGCTGGTGTGGCGCAAGGCGTAG
- a CDS encoding oxidoreductase-like domain-containing protein encodes MQPSPITEKPQPPAPNECCESGCDPCVWDIYRTELQKWEQAQQDAKNTDAAKPAQT; translated from the coding sequence ATGCAACCATCGCCCATCACCGAAAAACCCCAACCACCCGCCCCCAACGAATGCTGCGAAAGCGGCTGTGACCCCTGCGTGTGGGACATTTACCGCACAGAATTACAGAAATGGGAACAAGCACAGCAAGACGCAAAAAACACCGATGCCGCCAAGCCAGCGCAAACATAA
- a CDS encoding toxin-antitoxin system HicB family antitoxin, giving the protein MKQQTATYPLRLPRSLKEAVNEAANNDGVSINQFIAIAVAEKLAAMKTARFFTERQQRADMDAFKRILTRQGGQDPCEGDELVAG; this is encoded by the coding sequence ATGAAACAACAAACGGCAACTTACCCTCTGCGCCTACCCCGCTCTCTCAAAGAGGCGGTCAATGAAGCGGCAAACAATGACGGTGTGAGCATCAATCAATTTATCGCTATCGCCGTAGCAGAAAAACTGGCTGCAATGAAAACCGCCCGTTTTTTCACTGAACGTCAACAAAGAGCAGATATGGATGCGTTCAAGCGCATTCTGACTCGTCAAGGTGGACAAGATCCGTGTGAGGGGGATGAGTTGGTAGCTGGGTAA
- a CDS encoding putative toxin-antitoxin system toxin component, PIN family gives MDTDVIIAAMRSPTGASAAILQIAADTSQVCLLASVPLALEYEAKCLETRHWTEAQLSKEEASIFVDAVIALVEPVHMDFLWRPQLHDPADEMVLETAINGRADILVTFNLRDYGDAPARFGIQAMRPADAIRRIRI, from the coding sequence TTGGATACAGATGTAATCATCGCTGCCATGCGTAGCCCAACGGGAGCTTCTGCGGCTATTTTGCAAATCGCAGCGGATACATCACAAGTCTGTTTACTAGCAAGCGTTCCCTTAGCACTGGAATATGAAGCGAAATGCCTGGAAACGCGCCATTGGACAGAAGCCCAATTGAGCAAGGAAGAAGCCAGCATTTTTGTCGATGCTGTGATCGCATTGGTCGAACCCGTCCACATGGACTTTTTGTGGCGACCACAATTACATGACCCTGCTGATGAAATGGTGTTAGAAACCGCTATCAATGGCAGGGCAGACATACTTGTTACCTTCAATCTGCGCGATTATGGCGATGCCCCCGCCCGTTTCGGTATCCAAGCCATGCGTCCCGCTGATGCCATTAGGAGAATTCGCATATGA